One window of the Microvirga mediterraneensis genome contains the following:
- the tpiA gene encoding triose-phosphate isomerase gives MSVDRPRPLVAGNWKMNGLKSSAQVLAEIQAGYTPGLKAKVELAICPPATLVSVLAYASVGSRVAIGGQDCHAKESGAFTGDLSAEMLADAGATYVIVGHSERRQYHKEKDADVCAKAVAAHRAGLTAIVCVGETREERESGKTLAVVRKQLRGSIPVDSNSVNLVVAYEPVWAIGTGLTPTAADVAEVHALIRDELRRLVGKAEAPKVRILYGGSVKPSNAAELMAVDNVNGALVGGASLVAADFLGIAGAYLG, from the coding sequence ATGAGCGTCGATAGGCCGCGCCCGCTGGTGGCGGGTAACTGGAAGATGAACGGATTGAAGAGCTCGGCCCAGGTTCTGGCCGAGATCCAAGCCGGCTACACGCCCGGCTTGAAGGCCAAGGTCGAGCTGGCAATCTGTCCGCCGGCGACGCTAGTGTCCGTCCTGGCCTATGCGTCGGTCGGCTCGCGCGTCGCCATCGGCGGCCAGGATTGCCACGCCAAGGAATCGGGCGCCTTCACGGGCGATCTCTCGGCCGAGATGCTGGCTGATGCAGGCGCGACCTACGTGATCGTCGGCCATTCCGAGCGCCGTCAGTACCACAAGGAAAAGGACGCGGATGTCTGCGCCAAGGCGGTGGCTGCCCACCGCGCCGGCCTGACGGCCATCGTGTGCGTCGGGGAAACCCGGGAGGAGCGGGAATCCGGCAAGACCCTCGCCGTCGTCCGCAAGCAGCTGCGCGGCTCGATCCCGGTCGATTCGAACAGCGTCAACCTCGTGGTCGCCTACGAGCCCGTCTGGGCCATCGGCACTGGCCTGACGCCGACCGCCGCGGATGTGGCGGAGGTCCACGCCCTGATCCGAGACGAACTGCGTCGCCTGGTCGGAAAGGCGGAGGCGCCCAAGGTGCGCATCCTCTACGGCGGCTCTGTCAAACCCTCGAATGCCGCCGAGCTCATGGCGGTGGACAACGTCAATGGTGCTCTCGTAGGCGGCGCCAGCCTCGTGGCGGCCGATTTCCTGGGTATCGCGGGGGCCTATCTCGGGTAA
- the secG gene encoding preprotein translocase subunit SecG, which translates to MQTVLIIVHLVIVLALIGVVLLQRSEGGGMGLGGGGGGGVSGFMTGRGQANALTRATAILAGLFFVTSIALTVMATSTRAPRSILDGAAPAAPAPGQQAPAAPQGGNVLEQLQRLQGDQPAAPAPAAPAPTAPQQ; encoded by the coding sequence ATGCAAACAGTTCTCATCATTGTCCACCTGGTCATTGTGCTCGCCCTGATCGGCGTGGTTCTTCTGCAGCGCTCCGAGGGCGGCGGCATGGGGCTCGGCGGCGGAGGCGGGGGCGGCGTGTCCGGCTTCATGACCGGTCGCGGCCAAGCCAATGCGCTCACCCGCGCGACGGCGATCCTGGCGGGTCTCTTCTTCGTCACCAGCATCGCGCTGACAGTCATGGCGACCTCGACCCGGGCTCCGCGCTCGATCCTCGATGGCGCCGCTCCGGCGGCTCCGGCTCCGGGCCAGCAGGCCCCGGCGGCTCCGCAGGGCGGCAACGTGCTCGAGCAGCTGCAACGACTCCAGGGCGACCAACCGGCGGCTCCGGCCCCCGCGGCACCGGCGCCCACAGCGCCTCAGCAGTAA
- a CDS encoding CTP synthase — protein sequence MTRYVFITGGVVSSLGKGLASAALGALLQARGYKVRLRKLDPYLNVDPGTMSPYQHGEVFVTDDGAETDLDLGHYERFTGVPATKADNITTGRIYLDIITKERRGDYLGATIQVIPHVTNAIKDFVLTGNEGFDFVLVEIGGTVGDIEGLPFFEAIRQLGNDLERGQAIYVHLTLLPFIPSAGELKTKPTQHSVAELRSIGIQPDILLCRTDREIPKDERRKLALFCNVRETAVIEARDARSIYDVPLAYHEAGLDSEVLAAFGLDSAKTPDLSRWTTISGRVHNPEGEVTIAVVGKYTGLKDAYKSLIEALHHGGIANQVKVNLEWIESEIFEHEDPAPFLEGIHGIMVPGGFGQRGAEGKIRAARFARERKVPYFGICFGMQMAVIEAARSLAGIKDASSTEFGPTAEPVVGLMTEWLRGNELEKRASGGDLGGTMRLGAYQASLKPGSKVAEIYGGTEISERHRHRYEVNMTYRDKLEQKGLRFSGVSPDGVLPEIVEYEDHPWFIGVQYHPELKSRPFEPHPLFKSFIHAAVEQSRLV from the coding sequence ATGACGCGGTACGTATTCATCACCGGCGGCGTGGTGTCTTCGCTCGGCAAGGGTCTGGCTTCGGCGGCCCTGGGAGCGCTTCTCCAAGCACGCGGTTACAAGGTTCGGCTTCGCAAGCTCGACCCATATCTCAACGTCGATCCGGGGACGATGAGTCCCTACCAGCACGGTGAGGTCTTCGTGACCGACGACGGCGCTGAAACCGATCTGGATCTCGGGCATTACGAGCGCTTCACCGGCGTGCCGGCCACCAAGGCCGACAACATCACCACCGGGCGCATCTATCTCGACATCATCACCAAGGAGCGGCGCGGCGATTACCTCGGCGCCACCATCCAGGTGATTCCGCATGTCACCAACGCCATCAAGGACTTCGTGCTCACGGGCAACGAAGGCTTCGATTTCGTGCTGGTCGAGATCGGCGGCACGGTCGGCGACATCGAGGGCCTGCCATTCTTCGAGGCCATCCGCCAGCTCGGCAACGACCTGGAGCGGGGGCAGGCGATCTATGTGCACCTGACGCTCCTGCCGTTCATCCCGTCGGCCGGAGAGCTGAAGACCAAGCCGACCCAGCACTCGGTGGCGGAGTTGCGCTCCATCGGCATCCAGCCCGACATCCTGCTCTGCCGCACCGATCGCGAGATCCCGAAGGACGAGCGCCGCAAGCTCGCCCTGTTCTGCAACGTGCGCGAGACGGCGGTGATCGAGGCGCGCGACGCCCGTTCGATCTACGACGTTCCGCTCGCCTATCACGAGGCCGGTCTCGACAGCGAAGTCCTGGCGGCCTTCGGCCTCGACAGCGCCAAAACGCCGGATCTCTCCCGCTGGACCACCATCTCGGGCCGTGTCCACAATCCGGAAGGCGAAGTCACCATCGCGGTCGTCGGCAAGTATACCGGCCTCAAGGATGCCTATAAGTCCCTGATCGAGGCGCTTCACCACGGCGGGATCGCCAACCAGGTGAAGGTGAACCTGGAATGGATCGAGAGCGAGATCTTCGAGCACGAGGATCCGGCACCGTTCCTGGAAGGCATCCACGGCATCATGGTGCCCGGCGGCTTCGGCCAACGCGGCGCCGAGGGCAAGATCCGGGCGGCCCGTTTCGCCCGCGAGCGCAAGGTGCCGTATTTCGGCATCTGCTTCGGCATGCAGATGGCGGTCATCGAGGCGGCCCGTTCGCTCGCCGGCATCAAGGATGCCAGCTCGACGGAATTCGGCCCGACCGCCGAGCCGGTCGTCGGCCTGATGACCGAGTGGCTCCGCGGCAACGAGCTGGAAAAGCGCGCTTCCGGCGGCGATCTCGGCGGCACGATGCGACTTGGCGCCTATCAGGCCTCGCTCAAGCCCGGCAGCAAGGTGGCGGAGATCTACGGCGGCACGGAGATTTCCGAGCGCCACCGGCACCGTTACGAAGTCAACATGACCTATCGCGACAAGCTGGAGCAGAAGGGTCTGCGCTTCTCGGGCGTCTCGCCTGACGGCGTTCTGCCGGAGATCGTGGAATACGAGGACCATCCCTGGTTCATCGGCGTCCAGTATCACCCGGAGCTGAAGTCCCGCCCGTTCGAGCCGCATCCGCTCTTCAAGAGCTTCATCCACGCCGCCGTGGAGCAGAGCCGGCTGGTCTGA
- a CDS encoding calcium-binding protein, protein MAISVIRAGAETLVSTSPETNWQNPNVTALAGGGWVVAWEAYESDGTGYNVYQQRFDAQGYPVGQKSPISAQSASTWQLNPILTALPDGGWLATWESQQDSDGSSGVFQQRFNAQGQALFVDGSGNQQDKRVNTTTAGNQQAPSVAVFPAAQDDSGGWVVTWSSKSESPSGFDIFQQYYRSDGTAIGGEIKVNTVDADSEYDPSVTILSDRSWVVTWTSAAATTANIRQQRFHIDSGNNVVPDGGEIVVPNAGYFSFVPNTAALADGGWVVTWEAIDQDGWGRGVFQQRYNAQGAPVGTTSQVNTTVAGDQERSSIVALLDGGWVVAWQSEGQDGYGRGLYMQRYYADGSPAGAEMRVTDITVGDQRFSHMTALADGSWIVTYQSFDAVNGASVYVRHFSPSSSEVLTIASDIASGTNASETLFVPSASLSIGDRIDGGGGSDTLSINAAGILDLTAPASLTGFEAIRGSAGNDTIIANAARLADFVAIDGRGGTNMLQLSGSAFDLSNKVFLNLGIKLTYTAGTKVTLNDKAAAGLLDGTAGANDRVILVGDAFTVRERGLLFQHGIETVTDSTGTYTNSGPTDIRFTGGIALELSGTGMAVGTLQGVDPNAGDEFDYELLDDAGGRFALKGDRIVVKNGSLLDYEEVRSYQIKVRAKDAGGLSRDKDLTVTVTDLAVEVTSGTNAADRFVGGVGNDRLGGGLDNDTLVGGAGNDTLSGGDGKDMLTGNAGKDVFLFDTKPNKLNPDVVTDFSSRDDTFQLNRTIFKAMPKGVLASGAFVTGKTAKDSGDRIIYDKGTGSLYYDVDGTGRTAAVKIAVLTNKSKLYFHDFVVI, encoded by the coding sequence ATGGCGATATCCGTTATCAGGGCCGGAGCCGAGACACTTGTAAGCACATCGCCGGAGACAAACTGGCAAAATCCGAACGTCACGGCCCTTGCAGGCGGAGGTTGGGTCGTTGCGTGGGAAGCCTACGAGTCGGACGGCACCGGCTACAACGTCTACCAGCAGCGTTTCGACGCTCAAGGATACCCCGTCGGCCAGAAATCGCCGATCAGTGCCCAATCTGCCAGTACCTGGCAGCTGAATCCTATTCTGACCGCCCTCCCCGATGGCGGCTGGCTTGCCACCTGGGAATCACAGCAAGATTCCGATGGAAGCAGCGGCGTGTTTCAGCAAAGATTCAACGCGCAGGGGCAGGCTCTTTTCGTCGATGGATCGGGAAATCAGCAGGATAAAAGGGTCAACACCACGACTGCTGGCAATCAGCAGGCCCCGAGTGTCGCCGTGTTTCCGGCAGCGCAAGACGATTCCGGCGGCTGGGTGGTGACGTGGTCATCCAAATCGGAATCGCCCAGCGGTTTCGATATCTTCCAACAATACTATAGATCCGACGGGACTGCGATCGGAGGTGAAATCAAGGTCAATACCGTTGATGCCGATAGCGAGTATGACCCGAGCGTCACGATCCTGAGCGACCGGAGCTGGGTGGTGACGTGGACTTCGGCTGCCGCAACGACCGCCAACATCCGACAGCAGCGCTTTCACATCGACTCAGGTAATAATGTGGTGCCCGATGGAGGCGAGATCGTCGTCCCCAATGCGGGGTACTTTTCATTCGTCCCGAACACGGCAGCTCTTGCGGACGGCGGATGGGTCGTCACCTGGGAGGCCATCGACCAGGATGGATGGGGGCGCGGCGTTTTCCAGCAGCGCTACAATGCGCAAGGAGCCCCTGTCGGCACGACGAGTCAGGTCAACACGACCGTGGCGGGTGACCAGGAACGCTCGAGCATCGTTGCTCTGCTCGATGGCGGCTGGGTAGTCGCGTGGCAGTCCGAGGGGCAGGATGGCTACGGACGAGGCCTTTACATGCAGCGCTACTACGCCGACGGTTCACCGGCGGGCGCGGAAATGCGGGTGACGGACATTACGGTGGGAGACCAACGGTTTTCCCATATGACAGCCTTGGCTGATGGGAGCTGGATCGTTACGTACCAGTCGTTCGACGCGGTCAATGGAGCGAGCGTCTATGTCCGCCACTTCTCGCCATCGAGTTCGGAAGTCCTGACGATCGCCAGCGACATTGCCAGCGGCACGAATGCGAGCGAAACCCTTTTTGTGCCGAGTGCGTCTCTGAGCATTGGCGACCGGATCGACGGCGGCGGGGGTAGCGACACGCTCTCCATCAACGCAGCCGGAATCCTAGACCTGACGGCCCCAGCGTCCCTGACCGGCTTCGAAGCCATTCGGGGCTCGGCCGGCAATGATACGATCATTGCGAACGCGGCGCGGCTGGCGGATTTCGTTGCGATCGATGGGCGCGGCGGCACCAACATGCTTCAGCTCTCGGGCAGTGCTTTCGACCTGAGCAACAAGGTATTTCTTAACCTCGGCATCAAGCTGACATACACGGCAGGCACGAAGGTCACGCTCAACGACAAGGCCGCCGCAGGCTTGCTGGATGGGACGGCTGGCGCCAATGACCGGGTGATCCTCGTCGGCGACGCCTTCACCGTCCGCGAGCGCGGCCTGCTCTTCCAGCATGGTATTGAGACGGTGACGGACAGCACTGGGACCTATACCAACTCCGGTCCGACCGACATCCGTTTCACGGGCGGGATCGCTCTCGAGCTGTCCGGCACCGGCATGGCCGTGGGAACCCTGCAGGGGGTGGACCCAAATGCCGGGGACGAGTTCGACTACGAACTCCTCGACGATGCCGGCGGCCGCTTCGCGCTCAAAGGCGACAGGATTGTCGTCAAGAACGGTTCCCTGCTCGATTATGAGGAGGTGCGTTCCTACCAGATCAAGGTCCGCGCCAAGGATGCCGGTGGACTCAGCCGCGATAAGGACCTGACCGTCACGGTGACCGACCTCGCGGTCGAGGTGACATCGGGAACCAATGCTGCGGACCGGTTCGTAGGAGGCGTCGGCAACGATCGCTTGGGCGGCGGACTTGACAACGACACCCTCGTCGGCGGAGCCGGGAATGACACCCTGTCCGGCGGCGACGGCAAGGACATGCTGACAGGCAATGCAGGCAAGGACGTGTTCCTGTTCGATACAAAGCCGAACAAGCTCAATCCCGATGTCGTCACGGATTTCTCGTCGCGCGATGACACGTTTCAGCTCAATCGTACGATCTTCAAGGCAATGCCGAAGGGAGTGCTGGCGAGCGGCGCCTTCGTTACGGGCAAGACGGCCAAGGATTCCGGCGACCGCATCATCTACGACAAGGGCACGGGCAGTCTCTACTACGACGTCGACGGCACCGGCCGGACCGCCGCCGTGAAGATTGCCGTCCTCACCAATAAGTCAAAGCTCTACTTTCACGACTTTGTGGTGATCTAA
- a CDS encoding VOC family protein — protein sequence MTRRIDHLVIAVHDLDQAGSFYRRLGFQVGARNRHPWGTENRIVQLPGSFIELIAVGEEAAIAPHRASAYSFGAFVQDYLRDREGLAMLVLDSRDAEADAALFAQKSIGSFEPFHFERSGKRPDGSETKVAFTLAFASAEDSPKAGFFVCQQHYPENFWNPEFQRHDNRATQISSVTLSAPAPERLRAFLTAFTGVDPASPDGDDLAFRLGEGHIDVLTPDDAAENYGSVEAELDQPSFVAFAVRVEDIHVHAKWLDAAEIPYQHIGSRLIVPASAAFGVAIAFEPT from the coding sequence ATGACCCGCCGGATCGATCACCTCGTCATTGCCGTCCACGACCTCGATCAGGCCGGGAGTTTCTATCGGCGGCTCGGTTTCCAAGTCGGGGCCCGCAACCGCCATCCCTGGGGGACTGAGAACCGGATCGTGCAGCTTCCCGGCTCGTTCATCGAGCTGATCGCCGTGGGCGAGGAGGCGGCGATCGCGCCGCATCGGGCGAGCGCGTACAGCTTCGGTGCCTTCGTGCAGGACTATCTCAGGGACCGCGAAGGCCTCGCCATGCTTGTGCTCGACAGCCGGGATGCCGAGGCGGATGCGGCTTTGTTCGCGCAGAAGAGCATCGGTTCGTTTGAACCGTTCCATTTCGAACGCAGCGGAAAACGGCCCGACGGCAGCGAAACGAAGGTCGCTTTCACCCTGGCTTTCGCGTCAGCCGAGGACTCTCCGAAGGCCGGTTTCTTCGTCTGCCAGCAGCACTATCCGGAAAACTTCTGGAACCCGGAATTCCAGCGCCATGACAATCGGGCAACGCAGATTTCATCGGTCACCCTGTCTGCGCCGGCTCCGGAGCGGCTCCGCGCCTTCCTGACCGCGTTCACGGGCGTCGATCCTGCGAGCCCCGACGGAGACGATCTGGCCTTCCGACTGGGCGAGGGCCATATCGACGTGCTCACGCCCGACGACGCGGCTGAGAATTACGGTTCGGTAGAGGCCGAGCTCGATCAGCCATCCTTCGTGGCCTTCGCGGTCCGGGTGGAGGATATCCACGTCCACGCGAAGTGGCTGGACGCGGCCGAGATTCCCTACCAGCACATCGGCAGCAGACTCATCGTGCCGGCCAGCGCCGCCTTCGGGGTCGCCATCGCCTTCGAGCCAACGTAA
- a CDS encoding DUF350 domain-containing protein, with translation MVASSLAGLADFLIFFVLAVALVGLYLAVYTLASMHNEFALIRENVISAATALGFSLVGFALPLASAIVHAQTIVDCLVWGLVALAVQILVYWLVRIAMPNLSQRIAGGEMAAALFLGAASLAAGIINAAAMTF, from the coding sequence ATCGTGGCTTCATCTCTGGCGGGCTTGGCCGATTTCCTAATTTTCTTCGTACTCGCGGTCGCCCTCGTGGGCCTTTATCTAGCGGTCTATACGCTCGCGTCCATGCACAATGAGTTCGCCCTGATCCGCGAGAACGTGATCTCGGCGGCGACCGCCCTCGGTTTCAGCCTCGTGGGCTTCGCCCTTCCGCTGGCGAGCGCCATCGTCCACGCCCAGACCATCGTCGATTGCCTCGTGTGGGGATTGGTGGCCCTAGCCGTGCAGATTCTCGTGTACTGGCTGGTGCGTATCGCCATGCCGAACCTGTCCCAGCGCATCGCCGGGGGCGAGATGGCCGCAGCGCTGTTCCTCGGCGCCGCGTCGCTCGCCGCCGGAATCATCAATGCGGCGGCGATGACCTTCTGA
- a CDS encoding transcriptional regulator, with protein sequence MSEQNKVHELVALRTALGFTQSKMAHEIDLNLRDYQAFEWGESEIPDLYLRAIERIAMLYAVRHKNPMLVPPALRAEAVQFARMVEASA encoded by the coding sequence ATGTCCGAACAGAACAAGGTGCACGAACTCGTGGCTCTCAGAACCGCGCTCGGATTTACCCAGAGCAAGATGGCCCATGAGATCGACCTGAACCTGCGTGACTACCAAGCCTTCGAATGGGGCGAGAGCGAGATCCCGGACCTTTATCTCAGAGCCATCGAGCGGATCGCCATGCTTTATGCTGTCCGGCACAAGAACCCGATGCTGGTGCCCCCGGCCCTGCGGGCCGAAGCCGTTCAATTCGCCCGCATGGTCGAGGCGAGCGCCTGA
- the kdsA gene encoding 3-deoxy-8-phosphooctulonate synthase, with translation MTDTKQHPAVVEAGNVRFGNHLPLSIIAGPCAMESREHALEMAAALKEITGRLGLGLVYKSSFDKANRTSIASARGIGLDKALAIFAEVKETYGLPVITDVHENDQCAPVGEVVDILQIPAFLCRQTDLLIAAARTGRVVNVKKGQFLAPWDMANVAAKVTAAGNPNVMLTERGASFGYNTLVSDMRSLPIMAETGAPVIFDATHSVQQPGGQGTTSGGQREYVPVLARAAVAVGVAGVFIETHQDPDKAPSDGPNMVPLKDLEGLLAQLKAFDALAKGRAA, from the coding sequence ATGACCGATACCAAACAGCATCCCGCCGTCGTCGAGGCCGGTAATGTCCGCTTCGGCAATCATCTGCCGCTCAGCATCATTGCCGGGCCCTGCGCCATGGAAAGCCGCGAGCATGCGCTTGAGATGGCGGCTGCCCTGAAGGAGATCACGGGGAGGCTGGGCCTGGGCCTCGTCTACAAGTCGTCATTCGACAAGGCTAACCGCACGTCCATCGCCAGCGCCCGTGGCATCGGGCTCGATAAAGCCCTCGCCATCTTCGCCGAGGTGAAGGAGACCTATGGCCTGCCGGTGATCACCGACGTGCACGAGAACGACCAATGCGCCCCCGTGGGCGAGGTGGTCGACATCCTGCAGATTCCCGCCTTCCTCTGCCGCCAGACGGATCTCCTGATCGCTGCCGCCAGGACAGGCCGGGTTGTCAATGTGAAGAAGGGGCAGTTTCTGGCCCCCTGGGACATGGCCAACGTCGCGGCCAAGGTGACGGCTGCCGGCAATCCCAACGTGATGCTGACCGAGCGCGGCGCCTCCTTCGGCTACAACACGCTCGTGTCCGACATGCGCTCCCTGCCGATCATGGCCGAGACGGGCGCCCCGGTGATCTTCGACGCCACCCATTCCGTGCAGCAGCCCGGCGGCCAGGGCACGACTTCCGGCGGCCAGCGCGAATATGTGCCGGTGCTCGCGCGCGCCGCAGTCGCCGTGGGTGTCGCGGGCGTCTTCATTGAGACGCACCAGGACCCGGACAAAGCGCCGTCGGACGGTCCCAATATGGTGCCGCTGAAGGATCTCGAGGGGCTCCTCGCGCAGCTGAAGGCGTTCGATGCACTGGCGAAGGGCAGGGCAGCATAA
- a CDS encoding MFS transporter has translation MSSRNLILILATSGFASTFSGRAVEPMVGIIARDLSSDPQTIALLSAAFALPYAFIQPVLGPIGDALGKERVMKVALSILFLALACSAFAPNAATLFTLRIIAGAAAGGAVPLSIALIGDRVEMAQRQIALSRYLVAVIIGQLAGSSLAGLLAEWIGWRGVFGLSTIMMALALTATVIGFRGALPGGRFDPRAAILRYRAILSNPRALFLFGSVFVEAIALFGIFPYVAPLLEERGGGGAAQAGFAIGGFALGGLVYSALVTWMLRRLGIGRILLGGGFFAGAALLILGTGGGWKLDAAALLLMGLGFYMLHNTFQAQVTEVAPGARASAVALHAFSFFCGQALGVVLMGFGLRNIGLTASTGVAALVIVCVGVAAATVLGRTARPATDAKQ, from the coding sequence ATGTCCTCCCGCAATCTGATCCTGATCCTCGCCACCAGCGGCTTTGCGAGCACTTTCTCCGGCCGCGCGGTCGAGCCGATGGTCGGGATCATTGCGCGGGATCTGAGCTCGGATCCGCAGACCATCGCACTCCTTTCGGCCGCCTTCGCGCTGCCTTATGCTTTCATCCAGCCGGTGCTGGGGCCCATCGGCGATGCGCTCGGCAAGGAGCGCGTCATGAAGGTGGCGCTGTCGATCCTTTTTCTGGCTTTGGCCTGCTCGGCCTTCGCCCCGAACGCGGCGACGCTCTTCACCCTTCGCATCATCGCCGGCGCGGCCGCGGGCGGTGCGGTACCGCTGTCCATCGCGCTGATCGGCGACCGGGTCGAGATGGCCCAAAGGCAGATAGCGCTGAGCCGCTATCTCGTAGCCGTCATCATCGGGCAGCTTGCTGGATCGTCCCTCGCGGGGCTCCTCGCCGAATGGATCGGCTGGCGCGGCGTGTTCGGCCTTTCCACGATCATGATGGCGTTGGCGCTGACCGCGACTGTTATCGGCTTCCGGGGCGCCTTGCCCGGCGGTCGGTTCGATCCACGGGCGGCGATTCTGCGGTATCGGGCCATCCTGTCCAATCCGCGAGCGCTGTTTCTTTTCGGCTCCGTCTTCGTCGAAGCCATCGCTCTGTTCGGCATCTTCCCTTACGTGGCGCCGCTGCTCGAGGAGAGGGGCGGGGGTGGGGCGGCACAGGCGGGCTTCGCCATCGGCGGGTTCGCCCTCGGCGGACTCGTTTATTCCGCCCTGGTGACCTGGATGCTGCGGCGGCTCGGTATCGGCAGGATCCTTCTGGGAGGAGGTTTCTTCGCCGGAGCCGCGCTCCTTATCCTGGGAACCGGCGGCGGTTGGAAGCTCGACGCGGCGGCCCTGCTGCTCATGGGCCTCGGCTTCTACATGCTCCACAACACGTTCCAGGCCCAGGTGACGGAGGTGGCCCCCGGGGCCCGCGCCTCGGCGGTCGCGCTTCATGCCTTCTCGTTCTTCTGCGGACAGGCGCTCGGCGTCGTTCTGATGGGCTTCGGCCTTCGGAACATCGGCCTCACGGCGTCGACGGGCGTGGCCGCGCTGGTCATCGTCTGCGTCGGCGTGGCGGCCGCCACCGTTCTCGGCCGGACTGCGAGGCCAGCGACCGACGCGAAACAATAG